The Desulfotignum phosphitoxidans DSM 13687 genomic sequence GCAGCAAATTGATCAGGGAGTGCTCGATCATGCCCGGATCAGCCAGGACATCGGGCAGATCCGAATCATATGACCGCTGGATATGAATACCTTCCAGATCTTTTTTCATCAGCGCCAGTGCCAGATCGATCTTTTGGTTGAGCGAAAAATATTTCTGCCGGGGGGCCTGATTTTTGGCAAACGCAATCAGGTTCCGGGTCAGATACTGCCCTTTTTCCGTATGCGCCAGTATTCTTTTGAGCATTTTTTGTAAGTCGGGATCATCATGGTCCATGAGCATCAGTTCAACATTCCCCATGATCACTCCGAGAATGTTGTTGAAGTCATGGGCCATTTTCCCTGCCACCTGGCCGATCAGGGCCAGTTTCTGCTGTTCACCCAACAGCTTCTGGGCCTTGATTTTTTCCTTTTCAATCTTCTGACGCCAGGAAATATCATGGATCACCACCAGGGTATGGCTCAGTTTTTTGTCGTCATGGGCAAAATCCAGGGTCACGGCAACCGTTAATTGTTTTCCTTGTTTGGAAATCAGGTCATATTCAATATCTTTTGTTTCCGGTTCACCGGCAGCCAGATTTGCAATCCGTTCCTTGAACCGGTCCCGGCTTTTTTTTGTCAGAAGATCCAATGGCTTCATGTCCATGAATTCGGCCTGGGTATATCCTGAAAATTTACAAATAACATCATTGACACGGAAAAATCTATTTTTTTCAAAATCCACTTCACAGATCCCGGCCGGGGCATGGGAAAAAAGATACCGGTATCTTTTTTCACTTTCCACCAGAGCCTCCTGAGCCTGTTTGCGTTCAATGGCAAGCGCCATCTGATGGGACACGGCCGACAGCACCTCAAGATCCTTGCGTGTATAAAGATCCGGATCTGTATAGCTTTGTACGGCCACCACCCCGAGCACCTTGTCTTTAACCACTAAAGGGACCCCCATCCAGATGACGGCCAAAGGTCCCCATGTCTGGTTGTTTGCCTCCCGTTTCCGAAGTTCTTCCCGATTCAGCAGAACCGCTTCTTTTTTTGCAAAAACAAGGCCGGTCAATGAGTTGTTTTTTGCACTATCAAACTCAATGGGAAGAAAATCATCATCAGCCGTATCCACATGATATGGAAAATACAGGGTATGGGTCTGAGGATCTTTGAGCGCAATAAAAAAATTGGTCACATCGATGATCGGAAACAATGATTCATGAATGGTCTGAAACAGATCGTTCAGATCCCGGGCCGTGGTAACGGCACCCAGGATTTTGAACATGGCCACATTAATATCTTCGGCTTCTTTTTTTTGGGTGATATCCAGAAAATGGGAATGGACCGCAGGCTGGCCATCGAAGTCAATCAGCGCCGTGTAGGTTTCCACCCACCGGTACCCTTTTGTTTTATGACGAATCCGGTATTGCTGAACAGGAGAGACATCCATACCAGCCAGTCGGTTTTTAAAATTGCTGAAAAACAGCGCCCGGTCCTCCGGGTGAAGGATACCCTTGAGCTGTTCCGGTGTGAAATTTTTAAGTTCAGACGGTGTATATCCGGAAATCCTTGCCATGGGTGAACTGACAAACACCAGCCGTGCGGGACGATCTCTGGCAATCACCAGGCCCTGCAGAGATTCTTCCACCAGTTGGCGGTACTGTTTTTGATTTTTCTTCAGCCGTCTTTCCTTTTCAAGCAGATCGTGTTCCAGCTGCTGGGAATTGAGCTGCATCAGCCCCATCACAAAGGCAAACTGCAACAATATGAGGCTGAATAAAACCATCTCATGGAACGGGGCACTTTCCATGAAACTGTCAAAGGTACTCCCGGAAACCAGGTAAAAGGTCCCCCGGGCAAAAAACAGCACAAACAGCAATATCAGGGATATGACAAGCAAAATATTGTCCCGGAACCGGACCGCCGGGGTCTGGAATATAAATACGCGAAAAATCAACCCGAGATAAATCAGCGCATAAAAGGAACTGATGACGATGCGGGCATCGACACTGGGGACCCAATAGGTAAAACAAGGCACCACAACCAAAGACAGCAAACCGGCAAATACCAGATGCTTTCCGGTTTTAACCGGTCGCGCGCTCAGATGTGTGAACCCCATGTAAGTTAAGAAAATCGCTGAAAAAACCAAAATATTGGCCAGCACGATGCTGAACAGATCCGGTATCAGATCCCGAAAACTGATCAACAGAAACCCCAGGGACAGTGATCCCATCCCTAAGGTCCATAGACGAAAATTGCCATAAATTTTTCGGTTGAGTGTGTAGCAGGCCATGGAAACAGCCGATACCAGCAGGGTCCCCCCAAAAACCAGCAAAAGCGTACGAATATTAAAAAATTCGATCATTAACGCTGTTTTCCCTTTAGCTAAAGTATAATACCCCCCTTTTAATAAGACGGGCATTCACTTTAGCACACAATGAATGCGGCAAAAACAAAATTTTAACGATCAAAAATTACTGCCGGGCTGAACGTTTGTACCAGCGCCAGTCCCGGCAGGTATTGATGCAGCAGCTTTTTACCCGTGCAGCGGCATGCCCGTTGCTTTGGCCGCTGCTTCTCCCATGATTTCCGCCAGCGTGGGATGGGCATGGATGGTATGGGCGATGTCTTTGGCCGTCAACCCTTTTTCAATGGCCAGGGTGGCTTCGGCAATCAAATCCGTGGCGTGGGGACCGATGAGATGCATTCCCAGGACCCGGCCCGAGGATTTGTCCACAATCATTTTGGCTTCTCCGGCAATTTCGTCAATGGCATGGGCTTTGCCCAGGACCCGGAAGTTCACGGATGCCGTGTCCACCTCCAGGCCTTTTTTCCGGGCTTCCTCTTCGCTGAGTCCCACAGTCCCGATTTCCGGCATGGTAAAAATCGCCCCGGGCACGGCATCATACCCCATGGTTTGATTTTCTCCCATGGCATTGCCGGCGGCCACCAGCCCTTCATGGGACGCCACATGGGCCAGCATCACCCGGGAGGGTCCCAGAATATCGCCGATGGCATACACGTTTTTCACAGCGGTTTCCATTCTGTCATTCACATCAATCCATCCGGGCCCGACCGTATCCAGGCCGATGGTATCCAGTCCCAGATCCTTGGACAGCGGGGTCCGGCCGATGCATACGGCCATGAGATCCGAGGCAATGGTATCGGTTTTGGGATCTTTGGCTTTGGGATTGTCCGTGAACGGGCTTTTGGCCAGAGAAATTTGGCAGCCGCTGCCGGACGTGTCACATGCCGTCACCACAGTGTCGCAGAGCACCGTGATTTTCTGTTTTTTCATCTCTCTGAGCAACAGTTTGGACACGGCCGTATCCACGGACGGCAACGGCAAAAGCCGGGACATGGCTTCCACGATGGTCACCTGGGTGCCCAGGGCCGTGAAAATGCCTGCGAATTCGCATCCGATCACCCCGCCGCCCACGATGGTCATGGATTCCGGCACATGATCCAGCACCAGAATATCATTGGAAGACAGAATCTTTTTGCCGTCAAAGGCAAAATCCGGCACATTCATCGGCCGGGTCCCGACGGCAATAATAAGTTTGTTCCAGCTCAAGGATGCCGTGATATCATCCTCACCCGTCACTTCCAGGGCCCCGGGTCCGGTGATTCTGGCACAACCTTTGATCACATTGACCTTTCGTCCCTCGAGCAGGCCGTCAATGCCGGCCCGCTGGGATGCCAGAATCTTGTTTTTTCTGGCCATGAGCCCGGCCATGTCCGGCAGCACCGCCCCCTCCAGCTGAATGCCGAAATCCAGGGCTTTTCTGCATTTTTGAAGAATATCCGCCGTATTTTTCATGATTTTGGATGGAATACATCCCCAGTTGAGACAGGTGCCCCCTAAGTTCTCTTTTTCGATTACGGTCACATCCGCGCCCAGAGTCGCGGCCCGCAACGCCGCCACATACCCCCCCGGCCCTCCGCCGATCACCACGATTTTTTCAGTCATGCCTCCTCCTTTCATGGAAAATCTATTAATTTGTCTTTTTTTAATTTCATTTTTCACAAATTTTTTAAAAATTAATTGACATTATCATTAATCTGGTCTAATGATCAAGATAATTAAAAAAAATTTATGTTTTCCTCACTTTATCAGCATAAAAGAGGTGGAATGAAAATAGATCAGACAAATATCGACATCATCAGAGAACTCAAACAGGGAAAAAGGTCTTTCAAGAAAATTGCGGACAAGCTTGAAATCACGGAAAACACCGTCCGGTCCCGAGTGAATAAATTGCAGGAAGAAGGCGTACTGGAGATTTGCGGTCTGGTGGATCCTGACATGCTCCCGGGTCACCGGGTGGTGATCATCGGCATCAAACTGTCAGAGATGAATCTGGTGGAAAAAGGCGAGGAGATCAGCCGGCTTCGGGGGGTCATTCATACCAATGTGGTCACGGGACGGTTTGACCTGCTGATCATGGTCATGTTTAAAAAAGAATTCGGACTTCTGGAATTTTACACTGAAGAAATCGCCAAGATTAACGGTGTCCGGTCCGTGGAAACCTTTGTTGTATACAAGTCATATAATTTAAAGGTTCCCTATATTTTTTAATCTTTAAATTTGAAGGTCATTATTATGAAAACCACACCATTGCACCAATGGCACCTGGATGCCGGTGCCAACATGGCTGACTTCGGCGGATATGACATGCCCCTGTGGTATGACACCGGAGTCAAAAATGAACATTTGGCCGTGCTCACTTCCGCCGGCATATTTGATACCAGCCACATGGCCTGTGTCACTGTGGAAGGACCGGATGCGTTCTCTCTGCTCAATTTCTGTTTTACAAGAGATCTGACACCTCTGGCCGTGGGCCGGTGTGTGTACGGCGCATTCCTGAATGAAAAAGGGCATTGTCTGGATGACGCCATTGTGTACAAATTTTCCGGCACCTCGTTCATGGTCTGTGTGAACGCCGGTATGGGCGGTGCGATTTCTGACCACCTGAACAAACACAAAAAAGACCGGGATGTCACGATCACGGACCTCACCGACAGGATCGCCAAAATGGATATCCAGGGAATCGATTCCGTGCGGATTCTGTCAAAACTGATCCAGTCTCCGGACACCGTGTTTGGAAAAATGCCCTATTTCTCCTTTAAAGGTCATTTTGATCCGAATCATCCGGAAGCGGGTGCGTCGAAACTGAAAAACGGCACCCCCGTGCTGCTGTCCCGGTCCGGGTATACCGGAGAGTTCGGATTTGAGATCTTCATTGCCCCTAACGCGATTGTGGATCTGTGGAAACAGGTGCTGGCGGCCGGCGAATCTTTCGGCATTACGGCCTGCGGCTTAGGTGCCCGGGATTCTCTGCGGGCCGGGGCCGGGCTGCCCCTGTCCCACCAGGATATCGGTCATTTCAAATTCATGAACCATCCCTGGGATTTTGCGTTACCTTATAATTCGGACAAATCCGGTTTTACCAAGGATTTTCTGGGCGCTGCCGCCCTGGTGCCTGAAAAAAATGATGTATATGTATTTCCCTTTGTGGGAGACAGCTTGAGAAAAGTGGCTGCCGGTGAAAATACGGGCGTGTTTGACGAAAACGAACAACAGATCGGGCATGTGCTCACCTGTGCCACGGACATGGGCATCACCTGGCATGAGGGAAAAATTGTCAGCATCAACACCTCGGATCTGCCGGACAACATTAAAATTAAAGGCATTGCCTGCGGATTTGTCATGGTTTCAAAACACCTGGAACCGGGCACAAAACTCATGCTCAAAGAGGGCAAGCGCGCCATCAGCGTGACCATCGTCACTGACATCCGGCCGGACAGAACCGCCAGAAAAAAAATCACCCATTTTATTTAAATTAAAAAGGAGGCTCTCATGAAAGACATCAATGAACTGAATTTACCTGAAGACGTCAAATACACCAAAGATCACGAATGGGCCAAAGCCGACGGGGATACCGTGACCATCGGCATCAATGATTATGCCCAGGATCAGCTGGGAGAAATCGTGTTTGTGGAAATGCCCGCAGTGGGGGATTCTTTTTCCGCAGAAGATGAGTTCGGGTCCGTGGAATCGGTCAAGGCCGTATCTGAAATGTACATGCCCATCTCCGGCGAGATCGTGGCCATCAACGAAGATCTGGAAGATGCGCCGGAAAATGTGAATGAAGACTGCTATCAGAGCGGATGGATCATCAAAGTCAAACCATCCGACCTTTCTGAAATGGATGCACTGATGGACAAAGCCGCATACCTTGAGATGCTGAAAGGATAAATCCTATGCGTTATCTGCCTCATACACAGGAAGATATCCAAAAGATGCTGGCCGTTGCCGGAGCCGGGTCTCTGGATGACCTGTTTAAAACCATTCCGGATGCCGTCAAAGTCAAAGACGGCCTGAACCTGCCGGAGCCCATGAGTGAGTGGGAACTCAACGATTACATGGAAAAACTGGCTTCGGAAAATATTGCCTGCAAAGGCTACACCTGCCTGATCGGGGCCGGCAGCTATGACCATTATATTCCGGCCATCATTCCCTATCTGGTATCCAGGTCTGAATTCGCCACGGCCTACACCCCGTACCAGCCGGAAGTCAGCCAGGGAACCCTCCAGGGCATTTACGAGTTCCAGACCATGGTCACGGATCTGTTGGGCATGGACATTGCCACAGCGTCCCATTATGACTGCGGCACGGCCCTGGCCGAATGCGCGTTGATCGCATTGCGCAAAAATAAAAAAGCCGACAAGATCGCCGTGTCCGACCTGGTGCATCCCAGCCACCGGGAAATCATCGACACCTATCTCAAACCTAGCGGGTACGAGATGGTGCTGATCCCTCATACCAAAGACGGTCTCACTGATATGACGGCCCTGGAAGCCATGGACGGCATTGCCGGCGTGGCCGTGCAGTCCCCCAACTTTTTCGGGCATATCGAAGATCTGGCTGCGGTCAAAAAAGTGGCGGATGCCAAAAAAATCCTGTTCATCACCTCTTTTACCGAAGCGTTGGCCTGGGGAATTTTGAAAAACCCGGGATCATTCGGCGCTGATCTGGTGGCAGGTGAAGGCCAGAGCTTAGGCATTGCCAAAACATTCGGCGGTCCGGGCTTGGGACTTCTGGCCGGCACATCCAAACTCATGCGGGACCTGCCCGGACGTCTGGTGGGCCGGGCCAAAGACAGCAACGGGGATGACGGGTATGTTTTGACCCTGTCCACCCGGGAACAGCATATCCGCCGGGAGAGAGCCTCGTCCAACATCTGCTCCAACAACGGACTCAATGCCATGACTGCGGCCATGTATCTGTCTACCATCGGCAAGATCGGGATCCGGGAAATCGCCCAGCTCAACCATGACAAGGCAATGTACCTGAAATCCGCGCTTGCGGGTGCCGGGTTTGAACCCGTGTTTGACCCGCCGTTTTTCAACGAGTTTGTGATGAAAGCCCCCAGGGATTTCAACCGGAAACGGATCGATCTGATCAACCGGCAGTGCGTTTTCGCCGGTCTGGATCTGGCCCCGTATTACCCAGAACTTACCGACCATTACCTGTTCTGCGCCACGGAAAAAGTGTCGAAACAGCAGATGGATCAGCTGGCAAAGGAGGTGGCATGATGACTCAGCGGCCAGGCACCAAAGGATTGATATTCAACGAACCCAATGTGTGGGACAAAAGCCGTGAAGGCCGGTGCGCCATTTCCCTGCCCAAAGCAGACGTGGAACGGTCCCCTCTGGATCCGGCACTGACCGGAGATACCCCGAACCTGCCCCAGCTGTCCGAGCTGGACGTGGTAAGACATTACACCAGGCTGTCCCAGTGGAACTTTGGCGTGGATTCCGGCATGTACCCCTTAGGGTCCTGCACCATGAAATACAACCCCAAAACCAACGAAGTTCAGGCGGCCCGCCAGGGATTTGCCGGGGCCCATCCCCTGGCCGGTGATGAATGCTCCCAGGGGGCGTTGCGGCTCATGTATGACCTGGAACGCTCTTTGGCGGAAATCACAGGGTTTGATGCCGTCACGCTGCAACCGGCTGCCGGAGCCCATGGCGAGCTCACCGGCATGCTGATTATCCATGCTTATCACGCCAAACAGGGCCGACAGCGGTCCAAGATCATCATTCCGGACACGGCCCACGGCACCAACCCGGCCTCGGCCACCTTGTGCGGATACAAAAGCGTCAACCTCAAATCCGGCCCCAAAGGGATTCTGGAGCCTGAGGCTGTGGCTGAAATCATGGATGAAGAAACCGCAGGTATCATGATCACCAACCCCAATACCTTAGGGCTGTTTGAGGAAAACATCAAAGAGATCTGCGAGATCGTCCATGCCAAGGGCGGGCTGGTATATGGGGACGGTGCCAACATGAACGCCATCATGGGTGTGGTGCAACCCGGGAAACTGGGCATTGACGTGCTTCATCTGAACCTGCACAAAACCTTTTCTACCCCGCACGGCGGCGGCGGACCCGGGTCCGGTCCCGTGGCTGTCAATGAAAAACTAACGCCGTTTCTGCCCGTTCCCCGGGTGGAAAAAGAGTTGGATACGTTCAAATTCGTGACAGACTGTCCGGATTCCATCGGCCGGCTCCACACGTTTTACGGGCATTTCGGGGTCATGATCAAGGCGTATGCCTATATTCTGACCATGGGGGCACAGGGCCTGCTGGATACCTCCCGCCTGGCCGTGCTCAATGCCAATTATATCAAGGAATCCCTCAAAGGGACCCTGAACCTGCCCTATGACCGGCCGTGCATGCATGAATGCGTGTTCAACGATGCCAAACAGCAGGAATATCACATCTCCACCATGGATATGGCCAAACGGCTGCTGGATTACGGATTTCATCCGCCCACAGTCTATTTCCCGCTGGTGGTGGACGGCGCGTTCATGGTGGAACCCACGGAAACCGAATCCAAAGAGGACATCGACCAGTTCATCGATGCGGTGAAAGCCATTGCCAAAGAAGCACAAACCGATCCGGAAAAACTGACTTCCGCCCCGGTGCTGCCCAAGGTGACCCGCCTGGATGAAGTGGCCGCGGCCAGAAAGCCATGTCTCAGAGGATAAACACCCTGTCCCGTGCCGGTGTATTCCAGGATTTAGGTCTCCTGGAATACACCACGGCACTGAATTTCCAGGAAACCGCCCGCAAAGAAAAAATTGAAGACCGGACCCGGCCGGACAAAATCTTTTTTGTCCAGCATCCGTCCGTGTTCACGTTCGGCAGAAACGGCGGACAGGAAAACCTGACCCGGTCTGAAGAATTTCTCAAAGACCGGGGCGTGGCCCTGGTGCAGACGGACCGAGGCGGCAATGTCACCTATCACGGTCCGGGTCAGGCCGTGCTGTATCCCGTGGTGGACCTGGAACAGGCCAGAATCGGAGTCACGGATTTCGTGTACGGGCTGGAGGAGATCATGGGACAGACGGCCAAAGATTTCGGCGTGCCCATTCATCGGGATCCCCGGAACCACGGCATGTGGACAGATTCAAAAAAAATCGGATCCGTGGGGCTGTCCATCAAACACGGCATCAGCATCCACGGCCTGGCATTGAACGTGTCCCTGGACCTGACCCCGTTTTCCTGGATCAATCCCTGCGGCATGTCCGGTGTTTTAATGACCTCCCTGAAACAGGAACTCAAAGACCGGGGATTGCCCGATCCCCCGCTTCCCATGGAATCCATCAAAGAAACCCTGATAACCTATTTCTGTCAATGGTTTCATTTTCATCCGGTAAAGGAGTCTGCCCATGCATCATTGTGCTGAAAAAAAAGGAAAGCCGGCCTGGCTGAAAAAACATCTTCCCAGAGGCGGCGATTATGCCCGGGTCACCCGGCTTTTGTCCGGTGCCAAGCTTCACACGGTCTGCCAGGAAGCCAACTGCCCCAACATGTTTGAATGCTTTTCCAAAGACACGGCCACGTTCATGATCTTAGGGGACCAGTGCACCCGGCATTGCCGTTTCTGCAATATCACGGCCCGCCCGCCCCTGCCTGTGGATCCGGATGAACCGGCCCGGGTGGCCAAAGCAGCCATGGATTTGGGCCTTCACTATGTGGTGGTCACCTCCGTGACCCGGGATGACCTGCCCGACGGCGGGGCCGCCCATTTTGCCGCTGTGATCCGCGCCATCAAGAAAATGGGACAGGATAAGGATCAGACCATTCGGGTGGAAGTGCTGATTCCGGATTTTCAAGGGGATATCGAAGCCCTGAAAACCGTGATGGATGCCGGTCCGGACGTGATCAATCACAACATTGAAACCGTGGCTGATTTGTATGTACAAGCAAGGCCCGAAGCCGTGTACCAGCGATCCTTGGACCTGCTGAGAAACGTCAAACGCCTGAACCCGGACATGCCGGCCAAATCCGGCATCATGGCGGGCCTGGGCGAAACCCGGGCACAACTGGAAAAAACGTTGCAGGATCTGGCGGATCACGGGTGCGACATGCTCACCATCGGCCAGTATCTTCAGCCCACCCGGAACCATTTGCCCGTGGAAAAATTCTATCCGCCCGAAGAATTTGATGACCTGGCAGACACCGCCCGGCACATGGGATTTAAAAAAGTGGCGTCCGGACCGTTTGTGAGAAGTTCATACAATGCGGAAGAATTGTTTCAACCGGCTTAGAGCGTCACGCATTTTTCCTTTAACGCGCCGGCTGTGGCGATTTCAATGAACGATGCCCCATGGGCCGGCCCGAAACTGCCGGCCAGTACAATGATCAATGAATCGTCCGCCAGTTTTTTTTCTTCCAGCATGCGGCAGATGGACAGTTTCAAGGTTTCCATGGATCCGGCGCTCATGGGAATGTAATCCGCCGACACCCCGAAAGATAGAGACAGCTGCCGCATCACCCGTTTGTCATACACCTGGGCATAAATGGGATTGTCCCCCCGGTAGGCGGCCAAGGCCAGAATGGTGTTCCCGGTCAGAGAATCCGCCACAATGGCTTTGGTGTTCAACCGCAAGGCCGCTTTGACCGCCGCCTTGGCCAGGTACGCAGTCACGATTTTTTCCGATGTATACGGGGTGTTGATAAAGCTGCTTGAATTGGTTTCCACTTCCATGGCAATTTTGGCCATGGTTCTCACTGCCACTTCCGGATATTTGCCGCTGGCGGTCTCCCCGGACAGCATCAATGCATCGGTCCTGTCCAGGCAGGCATTGGCCACATCCGACACTTCCGCCCGGGTGGGACGCGGGGAATCGATCATTGAATGCAGCATCTGGGTGGCCACAATCACGGGCCGCCGCCTTTCAATGCAGGTGGTGATGATCCTTTTCTGAATCAATGGGATTTTTTCCGTGGGAATCTCCACAGCCAGGTCCCCTCTGGCAATCATCACCCCATAGGCATGGTCCAGGATTTCATGGATATTTTCCACCCCGTGACTGTTCTCGATCTTGGCGATAATCTTGATCCGGGACTTTTTTTGGTCCAGGATTTCCTGCACCGCCAGCACATCTTCTTTGTTGCGCACAAAAGAATGGGCAATAAAATCCAGACGATGGTCGGCGGCCAGTTCAATAAACCCGATGTCTTTTTTGCTCAGCGCGGGCAGCTTCACATGCACGGACGGGATATTCACACTTTTTCTGGGATGGATCACCCCGTCGTTTTCCACCTGACACACCAGATAATCCGGTTTCTGGCTCACCACGGCCATGGCCACGGTGCCATCATCAATCAGAACGGAACTGCCCATGGGGACATCATTGACAAAGCCTTTGTGGGACACGTAAATCAGGTCACCAAAGGAGACCCCGGCGGGATCGCCTTTGATTTTCACAAAATCCCCATTGCGGACGATCAGGGGTTCCACGGCATCGCAGGTCCGGATCTCAGGCCCTTTGGTATCCACCAGAATACCGATTTTCTCAGACACGGCCCGGGTGTTTTCCACCACCTTCAGGGCATCGTCATGGGTCATGTGGGCGGTGTTGAGCCGGACCACGTTCATGCCGGCCCGATACAGTCGTTCAATAAACGCTTTGGAACAGTTCAGGCTGGAAATGGTTGCAATGATTTTGGTTTTACGCGGCATGGTGCGGGCCTCCTTTTTTGCAGAATGTCATCACAAACTGTTCAATGCCGGCTTGCGCACTGATGGATGACGATTTCAGGGCATAATCAAGATCTCCCAGAGAAATAAGCGCAGATCGGATCTCATTTAAGGAAAACCGGGCGGATTTTTCAACGGTTTGAAACACGGGATATGGGCTGTTGGGATTCGGCGCGATCACCAGGTCTTTGACCGCTGTCTTTGCCTGATCCCGGGCCGCCTGATCATGGGCGATGATGGCCGGCATGATCTGCTGTTTGAAAGCATTGAAATTCATCCGGTCCATTCTGATATCCGGGTGATTCTTGGAAAAATCCAGCATAAACGCCTTGACCAGGAGCATGCGCCTCACCAGGTTTTCAAAGGCTTTAAGAATCTGCAACTCATGAAACCCGTCTTTGAGCAATGAGGACAGATACATCAGGGCATCCCCCGTGTTTTTTTCCATGAGCGCATTGGTGAGGCTGAAAATCGGGTCTTTTTTGTCCCGAAGAATAACGGCTTCCACATCCGTGCGGGTGATGTCCGGACGATTCCCTGTATATGCCGTCAATTTTTCAAGGTTCTGGGCAAACAGGGCCGGATTGAACCCCGTGCGGTCCGCCAGCTCGGAAAATGCCGCCGGCGCCATGGTTTTGCCGTTTTGCTTTAAAATTTGTCCGGCCATGTTCTGAAGTACCTGGCGCTGATCATCCATGTCCGCTTTTCTGGCGCCCTGGGGCACGGTGCAGTCAATGATCAACCCGGTTTTTTCCAGGGTTTTGACGATTTTTCTGCGCCGGTCCAGGGATTGTGTGGTCATCACCAGAAAATGCCCCTCCGGAATGCCATTTTCAACCACGTCAGACAACCGCTTCAGGTCGTTTTCCGAATAAGACACCTCCCCTGCCCCGGCTTTGACCGCAAACATCGGGGCCTGCCGGACCAGCACCATTTTTTTCTCCCCAAAAAAAGAAAACGTGGAGATCTGCTCGATCACATCTCCCATGATCGTGGTGCGGCCATCCAGGGTTTCCAGGTGAAACCCGCGGGAATTGCCCGGGTTCAGGCTGGTTTTGATCCCGTCCACGGCTTTTTGCACCAGATAGGATTCCCCGGCACACAGGACAAATCCGGGCACGGAATTGCCGGCATCGGCCAGCCATTGTTCCAGGCCGGGATGTTTAACGGTCGCCACGAGAAGACAAGGCCAGTTTCACCATTGCCGCCAGGGCAATGACAATGGCCAGAATCCCGATTCCCTGGGATACGGATAAAAATTCCAAGAAAAAATCGCCCCGGAAATCCCCCCGGAAAAATTCAATGATAAACCGGAACACGGAATATAAAATAATGTAACTTAAAAAAATCATCCCATGAAACCGCTTGCGGCGCTGGAGAAATATCAGGATAAGAAACAGAATCAGATTGGCCGCCACCATGTAGATCTGGGTGGGGTGCAGGGGCACATGCAGCGGGGCCAGGCTGTCCGGATGGGAAAACTGCACGGCAATGGGCAGATCACACTGCCGCCCATAGCAGCATCCGGCAAAAAAACACCCCAGCCGGCCGATGC encodes the following:
- a CDS encoding PAS domain S-box protein, coding for MIEFFNIRTLLLVFGGTLLVSAVSMACYTLNRKIYGNFRLWTLGMGSLSLGFLLISFRDLIPDLFSIVLANILVFSAIFLTYMGFTHLSARPVKTGKHLVFAGLLSLVVVPCFTYWVPSVDARIVISSFYALIYLGLIFRVFIFQTPAVRFRDNILLVISLILLFVLFFARGTFYLVSGSTFDSFMESAPFHEMVLFSLILLQFAFVMGLMQLNSQQLEHDLLEKERRLKKNQKQYRQLVEESLQGLVIARDRPARLVFVSSPMARISGYTPSELKNFTPEQLKGILHPEDRALFFSNFKNRLAGMDVSPVQQYRIRHKTKGYRWVETYTALIDFDGQPAVHSHFLDITQKKEAEDINVAMFKILGAVTTARDLNDLFQTIHESLFPIIDVTNFFIALKDPQTHTLYFPYHVDTADDDFLPIEFDSAKNNSLTGLVFAKKEAVLLNREELRKREANNQTWGPLAVIWMGVPLVVKDKVLGVVAVQSYTDPDLYTRKDLEVLSAVSHQMALAIERKQAQEALVESEKRYRYLFSHAPAGICEVDFEKNRFFRVNDVICKFSGYTQAEFMDMKPLDLLTKKSRDRFKERIANLAAGEPETKDIEYDLISKQGKQLTVAVTLDFAHDDKKLSHTLVVIHDISWRQKIEKEKIKAQKLLGEQQKLALIGQVAGKMAHDFNNILGVIMGNVELMLMDHDDPDLQKMLKRILAHTEKGQYLTRNLIAFAKNQAPRQKYFSLNQKIDLALALMKKDLEGIHIQRSYDSDLPDVLADPGMIEHSLINLLQNAVHALSKTETPKIILDTCVREANICLEIKDNGCGIPESHIHDIFTPSFTLKGGKDVIGAYAPGIKGTGYGMANIQKYVHQHQGTIEVTSVLDQGTCVRICFPVIEKQLTAEEKEKIAGTAIRTGRYILVVEDEPDISGAQHRVLSQAPCHHQVDVAADAATAMDLFDQNRYDLISLDYMLAGSKTGMDVYRHIRRINSSVPVLFVSGNIEFIEAIKPLMEKDRFVAHLSKPCRMGAYVEHVNQMLAG
- a CDS encoding Lrp/AsnC family transcriptional regulator, with the translated sequence MKIDQTNIDIIRELKQGKRSFKKIADKLEITENTVRSRVNKLQEEGVLEICGLVDPDMLPGHRVVIIGIKLSEMNLVEKGEEISRLRGVIHTNVVTGRFDLLIMVMFKKEFGLLEFYTEEIAKINGVRSVETFVVYKSYNLKVPYIF
- the gcvH gene encoding glycine cleavage system protein GcvH — protein: MKDINELNLPEDVKYTKDHEWAKADGDTVTIGINDYAQDQLGEIVFVEMPAVGDSFSAEDEFGSVESVKAVSEMYMPISGEIVAINEDLEDAPENVNEDCYQSGWIIKVKPSDLSEMDALMDKAAYLEMLKG
- a CDS encoding aminomethyltransferase family protein yields the protein MKTTPLHQWHLDAGANMADFGGYDMPLWYDTGVKNEHLAVLTSAGIFDTSHMACVTVEGPDAFSLLNFCFTRDLTPLAVGRCVYGAFLNEKGHCLDDAIVYKFSGTSFMVCVNAGMGGAISDHLNKHKKDRDVTITDLTDRIAKMDIQGIDSVRILSKLIQSPDTVFGKMPYFSFKGHFDPNHPEAGASKLKNGTPVLLSRSGYTGEFGFEIFIAPNAIVDLWKQVLAAGESFGITACGLGARDSLRAGAGLPLSHQDIGHFKFMNHPWDFALPYNSDKSGFTKDFLGAAALVPEKNDVYVFPFVGDSLRKVAAGENTGVFDENEQQIGHVLTCATDMGITWHEGKIVSINTSDLPDNIKIKGIACGFVMVSKHLEPGTKLMLKEGKRAISVTIVTDIRPDRTARKKITHFI
- the lpdA gene encoding dihydrolipoyl dehydrogenase; the protein is MTEKIVVIGGGPGGYVAALRAATLGADVTVIEKENLGGTCLNWGCIPSKIMKNTADILQKCRKALDFGIQLEGAVLPDMAGLMARKNKILASQRAGIDGLLEGRKVNVIKGCARITGPGALEVTGEDDITASLSWNKLIIAVGTRPMNVPDFAFDGKKILSSNDILVLDHVPESMTIVGGGVIGCEFAGIFTALGTQVTIVEAMSRLLPLPSVDTAVSKLLLREMKKQKITVLCDTVVTACDTSGSGCQISLAKSPFTDNPKAKDPKTDTIASDLMAVCIGRTPLSKDLGLDTIGLDTVGPGWIDVNDRMETAVKNVYAIGDILGPSRVMLAHVASHEGLVAAGNAMGENQTMGYDAVPGAIFTMPEIGTVGLSEEEARKKGLEVDTASVNFRVLGKAHAIDEIAGEAKMIVDKSSGRVLGMHLIGPHATDLIAEATLAIEKGLTAKDIAHTIHAHPTLAEIMGEAAAKATGMPLHG